The Erigeron canadensis isolate Cc75 chromosome 4, C_canadensis_v1, whole genome shotgun sequence genome window below encodes:
- the LOC122598323 gene encoding F-box/FBD/LRR-repeat protein At4g26340-like: MKLRIIKRRVSGIHKVVLNVPKLEDLYVRLDMSTVVFVMEDLSSLISAKLSIYNDGCHPFWVEVLKGLSGAKSLTFVVHVDLKTPSDTQIPNFPYLKHLEFKVSSSYNDWDWRLFHQMLENSPELEHLCVMMNPKDQKDSSWIEPQSVPTCILNNLRTMKFANFKGRKSHLQFFCILVGECRGFDEADSNTQIYVLVMFFFMICEGIKV, translated from the exons ATGAAATTGAGGATTATTAAGAGACGTGTATCCGGTATCCACAAAGTTGTTCTAAATGTTCCTAAGCTTGAGGACCTGTATGTTCGATTAGATATGTCCACAGTAGTTTTTGTCATGGAAGATTTATCATCTCTTATTTCGGCTAAATTATCAATTTACAATGATGGATGTCATCCTTTTTGGGTTGAAGTTTTAAAAGGATTAAGTGGAGCTAAATCACTTACGTTTGTTGTGCACGTTGAT CTAAAGACACCATCCGATACACAAATACCCAATTTTCCGTATTTAAAGCACTTGGAGTTCAAAGTCAGTTCTTCTTACAATGATTGGGATTGGCGATTATTTCATCAAATGCTAGAAAACTCTCCTGAGTTGGAGCATTTATGTGTTATGATG AATCCCAAAGATCAAAAAGATTCCTCCTGGATTGAGCCGCAGTCAGTCCCGACTTGCATACTAAACAACCTTAGAACAATGAAGTTTGCAAATTTCAAGGGGCGGAAATCCCATCTACAGTTTTTTTGCATACTTGTTGGGGAATGCAGAGGCTTTGACGAAGCTGACAGTAATACTCAGAtttatgttttagttatgtttttCTTCATGATTTGTGAAGGAATTAAGGTATAA
- the LOC122597276 gene encoding FBD-associated F-box protein At5g56370-like translates to MSFKNVDRLSNMPDEVISHILSLMPTKFAVRTSVLSKSWIHTWKFVTNLVFEDNRCYHEISCFTKFVDRVLECCKASEVKLFRLHCSWVPGSRVCKWIDAAVRLNVCELDVKVMNLVLPHSFFTCKTLTKLSLHSIDNSDVGLAEYNYPSYVNLQCLKTIDIDVYCKASVTALNLIRGCPILESLSLRIFDPDNEDYDFSIPTLKHLKLIIEKLVFGISKVVLNVPKLEDLCFGTHMSTVFVMEDLSSLVSVKLSGYDGYYPLWVEVLKGVSGAKSLTLDLHCHTPSDARMPNFPYMKHLEFNASFSWNGLDWALFHKILENSPELEQLCIIMNPRDHNDYRWIEPQSVPTCMLKNLRAMKFANFRGQKSYLRFLAYLLRNAEFLTMLTITCGRIPLKEEMLLSTELLKLPRLSRYCEIHFLGSLYSSITS, encoded by the exons ATGAGTTTCAAGAACGTGGATAGACTTAGCAACATGCCCGATGAGGTCATATCACACATACTTTCTCTAATGCCTACTAAGTTTGCGGTGCGAACTAGTGTTTTATCCAAATCATGGATTCACACTTGGAAGTTCGTTACAAACCTTGTCTTTGAAGATAACCGTTGTTATCATGAGATATCTTGCTTTACTAAGTTCGTTGATCGGGTACTTGAGTGTTGTAAAGCTTCCGAAGTTAAACTTTTTAGGTTGCATTGTTCTTGGGTTCCCGGGTCGCGTGTGTGTAAGTGGATTGATGCAGCAGTGAGGTTAAATGTTTGTGAGCTTGATGTTAAGGTGATGAATCTTGTGTTGCCTCATAGCTTTTTCACTTGCAAGACGCTCACAAAATTAAGCTTACATTCTATTGATAATTCTGACGTGGGCCTTGCTGAATACAACTATCCATCATATGTCAATCTTCAGTGTCTGAAAACGATTGATATAGATGTTTACTGTAAAGCCTCTGTTACTGCGCTTAATCTTATACGTGGCTGCCCAATACTCGAAAGTTTATCACTGAGAATATTCGACCCTGACAATGAAGATTACGACTTCAGCATCCCTACTTTGAAGCATTTGAAGTTGATTATTGAGAAACTCGTATTCGGTATCAGCAAAGTTGTTCTTAATGTTCCTAAGCTTGAGGACCTCTGTTTTGGAACACACATGTCCACAGTTTTTGTGATGGAAGATTTGTCGTCTCTTGTTTCGGTAAAGTTATCAGGTTACGATGGATATTATCCTCTATGGGTTGAAGTTTTAAAAGGAGTAAGTGGAGCTAAATCGCTTACGTTGGATTTGCATTGTCAT ACACCATCCGATGCACGGATGCCTAATTTTCCGTATATGAAGCACTTGGAGTTCAATGCCAGTTTTTCTTGGAATGGTTTAGATTGGGCATTATTtcataaaatactagaaaactCTCCTGAGTTGGAACAGCTATGTATTATAATG AATCCCAGAGATCACAACGATTATCGCTGGATTGAGCCGCAGTCAGTTCCGACTTGCATGCTAAAGAACCTTAGAGCAATGAAGTTTGCAAATTTCAGAGGGCAGAAATCATATCTACGGTTTTTGGCATACTTGTTGAGGAATGCAGAGTTTTTGACGATGCTAACCATCACGTGTGGTAGGATACCTTTGAAAGAGGAAATGCTATTGAGTACAGAGTTGTTGAAGCTTCCTAGGCTATCCAGGTACTGCGAGATTCATTTTCTTGGAAGTCTGTATTCTTCCATAACTAGTTAG
- the LOC122598498 gene encoding putative FBD-associated F-box protein At3g50710, translating into MEDFLPLVSVTLLCSLGAEPDRSWVELLTALSAAKSLTVHSHSNTPSKLPMLKFLNLKHFEFRASHCSLSDWLLINQIIESSYELEHLCIEEDTKIHYLPEPKESFWIEPQSVPTCMLNNLRTIKFVNFKGLKSDIKFMTYMLGNAQVLKTLAIICDSAPLEEEFRLTAELLKLPRASRM; encoded by the exons ATGGAAGATTTCCTGCCTCTGGTTTCCGTGACACTTTTATGTTCTCTTGGAGCTGAACCTGATCGGTCATGGGTTGAACTTCTAACAGCATTAAGTGCAGCAAAATCACTTACTGTGCATTCACATAGTAAT ACTCCATCCAAATTACCAATGCTCAAATTTCTGAATTTGAAGCACTTTGAGTTCAGGGCTAGTCATTGCTCTCTTTCGGATTGgctattaattaatcaaattattGAAAGCTCTTATGAGTTGGAACATTTATGTATTGAAGAG GACACCAAAATTCATTATCTTCCGGAGCCTAAAGAATCTTTCTGGATTGAACCGCAGTCAGTTCCAACTTGTATGCTAAACAACCTTAGAACCATAAAGTTTGTAAATTTCAAGGGGCTGAAATCGGATATAAAGTTTATGACATACATGTTGGGTAATGCTCAAGTTTTGAAGACACTAGCAATCATTTGCGATAGCGCTCCCCTGGAAGAAGAATTTCGATTAACTGCAGAGTTGTTGAAGCTTCCAAGGGCATCCAG AATGTAA
- the LOC122597277 gene encoding F-box/LRR-repeat protein At3g59200-like, whose translation MGSKNIDRLSSLPDEVLTHILDFIPTKSAVQTSILAKRWRHSWKYVTNLQFDDMFSFSGLDSFTKYVDRVLELYKTTHVKSFRLDFSSLWVPKATTLKWIDEAIRLNVSELEIRSVLLDLPSPFVRKTLTKLTLVCTRYWDDWNITYPVDLPLLKTLDIEVYTNPNLNAFKIIPGCPLLEYLSLEVTRHEGDEEYNFNIPTLKCLKIKTFKATRPSQSLEQPPPAATTQPLSSHGEVVIGATKAPQPSLFPDANSK comes from the exons ATGGGTTCCAAGAACATAGATAGACTTAGCAGCTTGCCTGATGAGGTTCTTACCCACATACTCGATTTCATCCCTACCAAATCCGCCGTTCAGACCAGTATTTTGGCCAAAAGGTGGAGGCACAGTTGGAAGTATGTCACAAACCTTCAATTCGACGATATGTTCTCTTTTAGTGGTTTAGATAGCTTTACCAAGTATGTTGACCGGGTACTTGAGCTTTACAAGACAACCCATGTTAAGTCATTCCGTTTGGACTTTTCTAGTTTGTGGGTTCCAAAAGCTACTACTTTAAAGTGGATTGACGAAGCTATCAGGTTAAATGTTTCCGAGCTTGAAATACGTTCTGTTCTCCTTGATTTGCCTAGTCCGTTCGTTCGTAAGACACTTACAAAATTAACATTAGTTTGCACTCGATACTGGGATGATTGGAACATCACATATCCCGTTGATCTTCCTCTTTTGAAAACTCTTGATATCGAGGTGTATACAAATCCTAATCTTAATGCATTTAAAATTATCCCTGGCTGTCCGTTGCTTGAATATTTATCTCTAGAAGTAACAAGACACGAGGGCGATGAAGAGTACAACTTCAATATTCCTACTTTGAAGTGTTTGAAGATAAAAACGTTTAAAG CCACTCGACCGTCACAATCTCTGGAACAACCTCCACCCGCCGCCACAACCCAGCCGCTTTCTAGCCATGGGGAGGTGGTTATTGGTGCGACTAAGGCACCCCAACCATCATTGTTTCCAGATGCTAACTCAAAATAA
- the LOC122595214 gene encoding protein unc-13 homolog: MPNEKYMMPVIPSSTNLSDPFGQLGSDLSDSELRETAYEIFVGACRSSGGSRPLTYVSQSSGKSLAALPSLQRSVTTTASSKVKKALGMKSKKVLATENRPATVGELMRVQMRISEQVDSRVRRALLRIAAAQLGRRIESIVLPVEFLQQFKPSDFPNRREYDVWQRRNLKVLEAGLLLHPKVPLDSKDTAAQQLRHIICGAGERPMETGKHSEAVQTLRKVTLQLACRSNEDYAPDTCHWADGSPLNLRLYQLLLEALFDVEEPTSMIEEVDEVLELIKKTWGILGIHQSFHNLCFSWVLFNHYVSTGQVEDDFLFAADNLLLQVKKDAKATLDSGYSKTLFSTLNSMLEWAERGLLAYHESFYRGNIQLMQSILSLGLSAATILAEENPRENGRMKISDVENSKVDIYIRSSMRKAFSQENEKVRLSRKSAKAQLNHLPALCMLAQDVTDLAFTEKEIYSPILQRWHPLAVGVAVATLHSCFGLEVQKFVSGIKELTPEVIQVLIATDKLEKDLVQMAVEDSVNSDDGGKSIIQEMTPYEAEAVIVDLVKTWINTRVDRLKEWVDRTLQQEVWNPKANKERFAPSAVEVLRTIDETLEAFFLLPIPMRPDLLPELMSGLDRCLQDYILKAKSGSGSQSSFLPILPPLTRSKGGSKLNGVFKKKDRSQMSQRRKTQLNTVDDDDSYSIPQLCVRVNTFHYIRKDLEVLEKRTIAQLKSIGIREGSMVNGLRKNFELSLATCVEAIQQVCEATAYKLVFDELCHVFWDGLYVGEVSYSRIEPFLQELEQSLEIIAGNVQDNTIRTRLITNIMKASFKGFLLVLLAGGPSRNFTIEDSSIIEEDFRFLMDLFWSNGDGLPQELIGKHSITVKGVLPLFSSDTGSLIEKFRSLVIDPHGSSTKSRLPLPSTAEQWGQNEPNTILRVLCHRNDKAATTFLKKNYNLPKKL; the protein is encoded by the exons atGCCAAATGAGAAATACATGATGCCGGTAAtaccatcatcaacaaatcTATCCGATCCATTTGGTCAACTAGGTTCGGATCTATCAGACTCGGAGCTCCGAGAAACCGCCTACGAGATATTCGTGGGAGCATGCCGGAGCTCCGGTGGAAGCAGGCCGTTGACTTACGTATCTCAATCGTCCGGCAAGTCATTGGCTGCTTTGCCGTCGCTACAGAGGTCAGTGACGACGACGGCGTCGAGTAAGGTTAAGAAAGCGTTGGGAATGAAGTCTAAAAAGGTTTTAGCGACGGAAAATCGGCCGGCGACGGTCGGAGAGTTGATGAGAGTTCAGATGAGAATTTCTGAACAGGTTGATTCTAGGGTTAGACGTGCTTTACTCAGAATTGCTGCTGCTCAG CTTGGCAGGCGTATTGAGTCGATAGTTTTACCGGTAGAATTTTTACAACAGTTTAAGCCTTCTGATTTTCCGAATAGGCGAGAATATGATGTATGGCAGAGAAGAAACTTGAAGGTACTCGAGGCAGGGCTGTTACTACATCCTAAAGTACCTCTTGACAGTAAAGATACTGCAGCTCAACAACTCCGCCATATTATATGTGGGGCCGGTGAGCGACCCATGGAAACTGGGAAACATAGTGAAGCAGTTCAAACTCTACGTAAGGTTACCTTGCAGCTTGCTTGTCGGTCAAATGAGGATTATGCCCCTGATACTTGCCATTGGGCAGATGGGTCCCCGTTGAATCTTCGGCTCTATCAGCTTCTTCTTGAAGCTCTTTTTGATGTCGAGGAGCCAACATCCATGATTGAAGAGGTTGATGAGGTGTTAGAACTTATAAAAAAGACATGGGGTATTTTAGGAATTCACCAGAGTTTCCATAATCTTTGTTTTTCATGGGTATTATTCAACCATTATGTATCCACGGGTCAAGTTGAGGACGATTTCCTTTTTGCTGCTGATAACTTATTATTACAAGTCAAGAAAGATGCAAAGGCGACTTTGGATTCAGGGTATTCCAAGACTTTGTTTTCTACCTTGAACTCAATGTTGGAGTGGGCAGAACGAGGACTTCTAGCTTACCATGAGTCGTTTTACAGGGGTAATATTCAGTTAATGCAGAGTATTCTCTCTCTTGGATTATCTGCAGCCACCATTTTGGCAGAAGAAAATCCTCGTGAGAATGGTAGAATGAAAATCTCTGATGTTGAAAACTCCAAAGTTGACATTTATATCAGGTCATCAATGCGCAAGGCTTTTAGTCAG GAGAACGAGAAAGTACGCTTAAGCCGGAAGTCAGCAAAAGCTCAACTAAATCATCTTCCTGCACTCTGCATGCTTGCCCAAGATGTTACTGACTTGGCATTTACTGAAAAGGAGATATACAGTCCAATACTACAAAGATGGCATCCTCTTGCAGTTGGAGTGGCAGTGGCAACCCTTCATTCTTGTTTTGGGCTAGAGGTGCAGAAATTTGTGTCAGGAATCAAAGAGTTGACTCCTGAAGTAATACAAGTCTTGATAGCAACTGATAAGCTGGAGAAAGATTTAGTACAGATGGCTGTGGAAGATTCAGTTAACAGCGATGATGGCGGAAAGTCAATAATTCAAGAGATGACTCCTTATGAAGCTGAAGCTGTAATTGTAGATTTGGTTAAAACTTGGATTAATACTCGTGTGGATAGACTTAAGGAATGGGTTGATAGAACTTTGCAGCAAGAG GTGTGGAACCCAAAAGCAAACAAAGAACGGTTTGCTCCTTCTGCAGTGGAGGTTCTGAGAACTATTGATGAAACTCTGGAAGCATTTTTTTTGTTGCCAATACCAATGCGTCCTGATCTGCTTCCTGAATTGATGAGTGGTCTTGATAGATGCCTTCAAGATTACATATTGAAAGCAAAATCCGGTTCTG GTTCTCAAAGTTCTTTTCTTCCAATATTGCCTCCTTTGACTCGATCTAAAGGAGGCTCAAAGCTCAATGGAGTATTCAAGAAAAAGGATCGGTCACAAATGTCCCAAAGAAGGAAAACTCAACTGAACACTGTAGACGATGATGATTCCTATAGTATACCACAGTTGTGTGTTCGTGTGAATACTTTTCACTACATCAGAAAAGATTTGGAAGTTCTAGAGAAGAGGACAATTGCCCAGTTGAAAAGTATTGGAATTCGTGAGGGCAGTATGGTAAATGGATTGAGAAAAAACTTCGAGTTATCTTTGGCTACTTGTGTAGAAGCTATTCAACAAGTATGCGAGGCAACAGCATATAAGCTCGTCTTTGATGAATTATGTCATGTGTTTTGGGATGGTTTATATGTAGGGGAAGTGTCATATTCAAGAATTGAACCTTTCCTACAAGAGTTAGAACAGAGTCTTGAAATTATAGCAGGAAATGTACAAGATAACACCATTCGAACACGACTAATAACAAACATAATGAAAGCTTCTTTTAAagggtttttgttggttttgctTGCTGGTGGCCCTTCTCGTAATTTCACCATAGAAGATTCGTCAATCATAGAAGAAGATTTCAGGTTCCTAATGGAtttgttttggtcaaatggtGACGGATTACCACAGGAATTGATAGGAAAACATTCAATAACAGTGAAAGGTGTACTACCTCTTTTCTCGAGTGATACTGGTAGCCTTATTGAGAAATTTAGATCTTTAGTGATTGATCCTCATGGTTCATCCACCAAATCAAGACTTCCTTTACCTTCGACTGCTGAACAATGGGGCCAAAATGAACCAAACACGATTTTGAGAGTGTTGTGCCATCGTAATGACAAGGCTGCCACCACATTTTTAAAGAAGAATTACAATCTCCCGAAGAAACTTTGA
- the LOC122597278 gene encoding putative F-box/FBD/LRR-repeat protein At4g13965, which yields MGSENRDRLSSLPDDVLSHILDLIPTKLAVQTSILAKRWRHSWKYVTKLHFDDMRSFTSLDSFTKYVDQVLKLYKTTHVKSFRLDCEMLVPSATTLKWIDEAIRLNVSELEIHPIPLELHRPFVCKTLTRLALCWEDRNITFPIDLPLLKTLDIKVYSNPNLNAFKIIRGCPLLESFSLHVFQDLGDEEYYFNIPTLKCLELNSFRGIYIKKVVLNVPNLEELFVSGRLWSPVVMENFPTLVSVTLSCSRGPELDQSWVELLTGLSGAKSISMRILGNNPSISPMPRFLNLKHFEFRANYSYPLDWLLINQIIESSYELEHLCIKKKPKHPFFDEREDSCWIDPQSVPACMLNNLTSIKFVNFKGQQSDIPFMAYMLGNARVLKTVTIMWDSIPLEEELQLKAELLKPPRASRYCEIHFIASGSRSTST from the exons ACCAAATTGGCTGTTCAGACCAGTATTTTGGCCAAAAGGTGGAGGCATAGTTGGAAATATGTCACAAAACTTCACTTTGATGATATGCGCTCTTTTACTAGTTTAGATAGCTTTACCAAGTATGTTGATCAGGTACTCAAGCTTTACAAGACAACCCATGTTAAGTCATTCCGTTTAGACTGTGAAATGTTGGTTCCAAGTGCTACTACTTTAAAGTGGATTGACGAAGCTATCAGGCTAAACGTTTCCGAGCTTGAAATACATCCTATCCCCCTTGAGTTACATCGTCCGTTCGTTTGTAAGACACTCACAAGATTAGCCTTGTGTTGGGAAGATCGGAACATCACATTTCCCATTGATCTCCCTCTTTTGAAAACTCTTGATATCAAGGTTTATTCAAATCCGAATCTTAATGCATTTAAAATTATCCGTGGCTGTCCGTTACTTGAAAGTTTTTCTCTACATGTATTTCAAGACTTGGGCGATGAAGAGTACTACTTTAATATTCCTACTTTGAAGTGTTTGGAGTTGAACAGTTTTAGAggaatatacattaaaaaagtTGTGCTAAACGTCCCTAATCTTGAAGAGCTCTTTGTTTCTGGGCGTTTGTGGTCACCTGTTGTGATGGAAAATTTCCCGACTCTGGTTTCCGTGACACTTTCATGTTCTCGTGGACCTGAACTTGATCAGTCATGGGTTGAACTTCTAACAGGATTAAGTGGAGCAAAATCAATTTCGATGCGTATACTTGGTAAT aatccATCCATATCACCTATGCCCAGATTTCTGAATTTGAAGCACTTTGAGTTCAGGGCTAATTATTCTTATCCATTGGATTGgctattaatcaatcaaattattGAAAGCTCTTATGAGTTGGAgcatttatgtattaaaaag AAACCCAAACATCCTTTTTTTGATGAGCGTGAAGATTCTTGTTGGATTGACCCGCAGTCAGTTCCGGCTTGTATGCTAAATAACCTTACAAGCATAAAGTTTGTAAATTTCAAAGGGCAGCAATCGGATATACCGTTTATGGCATACATGTTGGGGAATGCACGAGTTTTGAAGACAGTGACAATCATGTGGGATAGCATTCCCCTGGAGGAAGAATTGCAATTAAAGGCAGAGTTGTTGAAGCCTCCACGGGCATCAAGGTATTGTGAGATTCATTTTATTGCAAGTGGGTCTCGTTCTACAAGTACTTAG